The Solea solea chromosome 19, fSolSol10.1, whole genome shotgun sequence genome has a window encoding:
- the rxfp3 gene encoding relaxin-3 receptor 1, producing the protein MSGEFINGSYEGSAGIGFNFSCVFNATNTSSSAGNFHLSDLDRSDAVGDGAAAVRITISVIYSLVCALGLVGNLLVLYLMKSKRVWKKSSINLFVTSLAVTDFQFVLTLPFWAVENALDFTWLFGRAMCKIVSYVTAMNMYASVFFLTAMSVARYCSLASALKGRRRRTRCCSARFITVFIWFAAVSAALPHAVFSTTVTVSNEDLCLVKFPETNGTSTQFWLGLYHSQKVLLGFVVPLGVICVCYLLLLRFITSKNINTSSAKRRAKVTKSVTIVVLSFFLCWLPNQALTAWGILVKLNVVHFSYEYYTTQAYVFPVSVCLAHSNSCLNPILYCLMRREFRKALKKLFWQITSPALTTIRPITATTKPETDEQGQVLVPVSAPVEPAVVFYPPGAVMHSDRRDLPQNST; encoded by the coding sequence ATGTCTGGAGAATTTATCAATGGGAGTTACGAAGGCTCAGCGGGAATCGGGTTCAACTTCAGCTGCGTTTTCAACGCGACGAACACCAGCTCCTCCGCGGGGAACTTTCACCTGTCAGATTTAGACAGAAGTGATGCTGTGGGAGACGGAGCTGCCGCTGTGAGGATTACAATATCTGTCATCTACTCTCTGGTTTGCGCGCTCGGTCTGGTTGGGAACTTACTGGTCCTGTATCTCATGAAGTCTAAGCGCGTGTGGAAAAAATCCTCCATCAACCTCTTCGTGACGAGTTTGGCAGTGACAGACTTCCAGTTCGTGCTGACGCTGCCGTTTTGGGCGGTGGAAAACGCGCTGGACTTCACGTGGCTTTTCGGCAGAGCCATGTGTAAGATCGTGTCCTATGTGACGGCTATGAACATGTACGCCAGCGTGTTTTTCCTCACAGCGATGAGCGTGGCGAGGTACTGCTCCCTCGCGTCTGCGCTCAAGGGCAGGAGGCGGCGGACGCGCTGCTGCTCCGCGCGGTTCATCACCGTTTTCATCTGGTTCGCCGCTGTGTCCGCCGCGCTGCCGCACGCGGTTTTCTCCACAACCGTCACAGTTTCCAACGAAGACCTGTGCCTGGTGAAATTCCCCGAGACCAACGGCACCAGCACGCAGTTCTGGCTGGGACTCTACCACTCTCAGAAAGTGCTGCTGGGCTTTGTGGTCCCCCTGGGCGTCATCTGCGTCTGTTACCTGCTCCTGTTGCGCTTCATCACCTCCAAAAACATCAACACCTCCAGCGCCAAACGACGCGCAAAGGTCACGAAGTCCGTCACCATCGTGGTGCTGTCCTTTTTCCTCTGCTGGCTGCCCAACCAGGCGCTGACAGCCTGGGGCATCCTCGTCAAACTCAACGTGGTTCACTTCAGCTACGAGTACTACACCACACAGGCGTACGTGTTCCCCGTGTCCGTGTGTCTGGCGCACTCCAACAGCTGCCTCAACCCCATCCTGTACTGCCTGATGAGGCGGGAGTTCAGGAAAGCGCTGAAAAAACTCTTCTGGCAGATCACGTCGCCGGCTCTGACCACCATACGACCCATCACGGCCACGACAAAGCCAGAAACGGACGAGCAAGGACAGGTCCTGGTCCCCGTCAGCGCGCCCGTGGAGCCCGCTGTGGTGTTTTATCCTCCGGGGGCAGTGATGCACAGTGACAGGCGAGATCTTCCACAAAACAGCACTTAG
- the btc gene encoding probetacellulin isoform X1 translates to MAMVYRLYVGIVTALALCKYCLAERNATEEPAHPTVDHCHHHDNRDNCTEEWSGHFSTCPEEFKHYCVHGECRYVEEQKTPSCRCAPGYVGYRCQYVDLDWQKAEKRQIIIACVVVGLLLLILLIVFIFFCSHRRYRLCWRKGRRREEPRNGSEKLSMMDTRATHTVPTPDTTEPPHTHAANVLVELRQAGAHRILKPLFS, encoded by the exons ATGGCCATGGTGTACAGACTCTATGTAGGAATTGTGACAG CTCTGGCCTTATGCAAATATTGCCTCGCAGAGAGGAACGCCACCGAGGAGCCTGCCCATCCAACCGTAGACCACTgtcatcaccatgacaacagagaCAATTGCACAG AGGAGTGGAGCGGCCATTTCTCCACATGTCCAGAGGAATTCAAGCACTACTGTGTCCACGGAGAGTGTCGTTATGTTGAAGAACAGAAGACGCCGTCCTGCAG GTGTGCGCCTGGTTACGTCGGCTACAGGTGTCAATACGTGGACTTGGACTGGCAGAAAGCAGAGAAGCGACAAATCATCATCGCATGCGTCGTCGTCGGACTCCTTCTCCTCATTCTTCTAAttgtcttcatcttcttttgTTCACA TCGTAGGTACAGACTGTGTTGGCGGAAAGGAAGACGCAGGGAAGAACCGAGGAACGGGTCAGAGAAGCTCAGCATGATGGACACCCGAGCCACGCACACCGTCCCGACACCGGACACGACAGAGCCGCCTCACACTCATGCC GCAAATGTGCTGGTGGAGTTACGTCAGGCAGGGGCACACAGGATTTTGAAGCCCCTCTTCTCTTGA
- the btc gene encoding probetacellulin isoform X2 translates to MAMVYRLYVGIVTALALCKYCLAERNATEEPAHPTVDHCHHHDNRDNCTEEWSGHFSTCPEEFKHYCVHGECRYVEEQKTPSCRCAPGYVGYRCQYVDLDWQKAEKRQIIIACVVVGLLLLILLIVFIFFCSHRRYRLCWRKGRRREEPRNGSEKLSMMDTRATHTVPTPDTTEPPHTHAV, encoded by the exons ATGGCCATGGTGTACAGACTCTATGTAGGAATTGTGACAG CTCTGGCCTTATGCAAATATTGCCTCGCAGAGAGGAACGCCACCGAGGAGCCTGCCCATCCAACCGTAGACCACTgtcatcaccatgacaacagagaCAATTGCACAG AGGAGTGGAGCGGCCATTTCTCCACATGTCCAGAGGAATTCAAGCACTACTGTGTCCACGGAGAGTGTCGTTATGTTGAAGAACAGAAGACGCCGTCCTGCAG GTGTGCGCCTGGTTACGTCGGCTACAGGTGTCAATACGTGGACTTGGACTGGCAGAAAGCAGAGAAGCGACAAATCATCATCGCATGCGTCGTCGTCGGACTCCTTCTCCTCATTCTTCTAAttgtcttcatcttcttttgTTCACA TCGTAGGTACAGACTGTGTTGGCGGAAAGGAAGACGCAGGGAAGAACCGAGGAACGGGTCAGAGAAGCTCAGCATGATGGACACCCGAGCCACGCACACCGTCCCGACACCGGACACGACAGAGCCGCCTCACACTCATGCCGTATGA